TCGTCGGCCGTGTCCCCGGCAGCCGCGGTCCCGGCCTCGCGCGCCGTCTGCTCGGCGACGGCCTCCGGCGCCCCGGACGGGGCGTCGGCGGCGGCACCGGTGGAGCCGGTGGCCTCCTCGACGGGCCCGTCGGCCCCGGGCGCGGCCTTCCCGGTCGAGACCCTGTCCCCCGGACCGGTCCCCGGACCGGCCGCCGGCGCGGTCCCCTCGCCGGCCGTGTCCCCGGCAGCCGCGGTGCCGGCCTCCCGGGCGGCGGCGTCCCCGGGGGCCGCCGCCCGCGCGGACGCCGCCGCCCCGCGCGCCGCGCCGTCGGAGACCACCGCGTCCGGCACCAGCTGCGAAGCCTCCTTCGCCGCCGACAGCAGGACCGTGTCCTGCGGGGCCTGGTCGGCGAAGTTCTCCGGATGGTGGCAGGCGACCCGCTGGCCGGCCCTCAGCTCCACGAGCTGCGGCTCGGTCGTCCGGCAGATCTCCGTCGCCTTCCAGCAGCGGGTGTGGAAGCGGCAGCCCGAGGGCGGGGCGATCGGCGACGGCACGTCACCGCGCAGCAGGATGCGCTCGCTCTTCGCACCCCGCCGCCGGGGGTCCGGCACCGGCACCGCCGACATCAGCGCCTTGGTGTACGGGTGCATCGGCGCCTCGTACAGCGAGGTGCGGTCGGCGATCTCGACGATCTTGCCCAGGTACATCACCGCGATCCGGTCCGACACGTGCCGGACCACCGAGAGGTCGTGCGCGATGATCACGTAGGTGAGGCCCAGTTCCTCCTGGAGGTCGTCCATGAGGTTGACGACCTGGGCCTGGATC
This is a stretch of genomic DNA from Streptomyces sp. TG1A-8. It encodes these proteins:
- a CDS encoding ABC transporter ATP-binding protein, giving the protein MSETKKTDGAVVPQQASAPGDGSADREVLLRVEGLTKHFPIKKGILQRQVGAVKAVDGIDFEVRKGETLGVVGESGCGKSTMGRVITRLQDPTGGRITFEGQDITRLSSGRMRPLRRDIQMIFQDPYGSLNPRHTIGSIVSAPFRLQGVEPEGGVKKEVQRLLSLVGLSPEHYNRYPHEFSGGQRQRIGIARALALKPKLVVADEPVSALDVSIQAQVVNLMDDLQEELGLTYVIIAHDLSVVRHVSDRIAVMYLGKIVEIADRTSLYEAPMHPYTKALMSAVPVPDPRRRGAKSERILLRGDVPSPIAPPSGCRFHTRCWKATEICRTTEPQLVELRAGQRVACHHPENFADQAPQDTVLLSAAKEASQLVPDAVVSDGAARGAAASARAAAPGDAAAREAGTAAAGDTAGEGTAPAAGPGTGPGDRVSTGKAAPGADGPVEEATGSTGAAADAPSGAPEAVAEQTAREAGTAAAGDTADE